From Bradyrhizobium sp. 4:
ATTGGCCGAACTGCTGAAAGCAGCCGGCATTGAGCGAGGCTGGCCATGATGGCTTTGAGCAAGAAGATGCTGGAGCAAGAGCCCGGTGAAATTGAACTGCTGCTGCCGTGGCACGCCGCCGGCACGCTGAACCCGCGCGATGCGCGCCGCGTCGACGAGGCGCTGGCGCGCGATCCCGAGCTCGCGAAGCAATATGCCGCGATCCGCGGCGAGTATGAAGAGACCATCCATCTGAACGAGAGCCTGGGGGCTCCGTCGGCGCGTGCGATGCAGAAGCTGTTCGCCGCGATCGACGCTGAGCCTGCGCGTGCGGCCGGTTCGCTGCCGCTGTCGGCGCGCATCGCCACCTTCTTTGCGAGCCTGTCGCCGCGCACTCTGGCCTGGTCGGCGAGCCTTGGCGCCATCGCGCTCGTGCTGCAGGCCGGAATCATCGGCGCCGTGTTGACGAAGACCCAGACTGCGACCTTCCAGACTGCTTCGCTCTCGACCAGCGCTCCGATCACCCGCGACCTCGGCACGACCGTCCCGCCAGCGCGCGCGCTGGTACGCTTCACGCCCGAGGCGCGCGTCGTCGATATCACGGCATTGCTCGACGGCTACCAGGCTTCGATCATCGGTGATGCCAAGGGCGGTATGTTCCGCCTCCAGTTCGACAAGGCGATGAGCCGTGACGAACTCACCTCGCTGCTTGGCAAGATGCAGCGCGAGAAGTTCGTCAACCTCGCCGTCGCAGCGCCGTAAGGCGCTTCCAAACCAATGACGCGCAAGTTTGAAAGTAGAGTAAGAGCGGGGGCCTGCGCTTCGTCGGTCGCAGCCGCGCTTCTGCTCGCCGCCTGTCTCGGCGTCGAGGTTGCGCAGGCGCAGGCGATCATGCGCACGCCGACGATCAGCGTCCCCTCCCGAATGCCGACGATTTCTCCTGGCATCGCCGCACGCGTCAGTCCCGGTGTTGCCGCCAGAGCGGTGGCCGTCGGCCGCGGTCCCGGTCCGATTGTGACGACGAGGATTTCGGCGCGGATGGGGCCGACGCCGGTGCTGCCTTATGCGCGCTACTCCCCGAACCTCTATCCCGCCTGTACCGCGCCCGATCGCGACGCCGCCGGCGAATGCCTGGCGCAGCAGAACGCAGGCGGCGATGGCTCGGGCAAATCGGGCAAGAAGACCGCCGGAAAGGGGCGCGGCAACAACACGCCCGTCGCCGCGGATTTGCGCACCTTTGCCGGCGAATTTGTCGCCGAGATCGACGGCGGGCTGTCGTTGAGCCAAGCCGACGAGCTTGCGCGTCGCCATGGCCTGACGCGTGTGTCCTCCGAGAATTTTCCGCTGATCGGGGCGACGTTCGGACTGTTCCGCATCACCGACGGCCGGCCTTCCGCGACGGTGCGGCGTGAATTCGCGGCCGACGGCAGCGTGCGTTCGGTCCAGCAGAACTTCCGCTACCTGCTTCAGGACCAGAAATCGTCGGTGCCGACCGAGGGAGATCCCGCGCAATATGCGCTGGCCAAGCTCCGCCTGCCGCAGGCACATACTCTCGCGCATGGCGCCAATGTGACGGTCGCCGTGATCGACTCCGGCATCGACGTCCAACATCCGGAACTTGCCAATTCCATTGCCGACAATTTCGATGCGCTTGGCAGCGCCGAGGGCCCGCACATTCACGGCACCGGCATTGCCGGCGCCATCGTGGCCCATGCCAAGCTGATGGGCAGCGCGCCCGAGGCGCGCCTCATCGCGATCCGCGCCTTCGGCGGCACCACCGGCGGGGCCGAGAGCTCGTCCTACGTCATCCTGCGCTCGCTGAACTATGCCGCCGAGCATGGCGCCCAGATCGTCAACATGAGCTTTGCCGGTCCCAAAGACGCGGTGATCGAGCGGGCCATCGCGGCGACGGCCGCGCGTGGCCTGGTGCTGATCGCGGCCGCCGGCAATGCTGGCGCGAAGTCGCCGCCACTCTATCCAGCCGCCAATCCCAACGTGATCGCGGTGAGTGCGACCGACCAGCAGGACAGGCTGTTCACCGCCTCCAACCGCGGCAACTACATCGCGGTCGCGGCCCCCGGCGTCGATATCTTCCTGCCGGCGCCTGACGGCAAATACCAGATGACGTCGGGCACCTCGTTCTCGGCCGCCTATGTCTCCGGCGTCGCGGCGCTGCTGCTCGAGCGCAACTA
This genomic window contains:
- a CDS encoding S8 family serine peptidase — its product is MTRKFESRVRAGACASSVAAALLLAACLGVEVAQAQAIMRTPTISVPSRMPTISPGIAARVSPGVAARAVAVGRGPGPIVTTRISARMGPTPVLPYARYSPNLYPACTAPDRDAAGECLAQQNAGGDGSGKSGKKTAGKGRGNNTPVAADLRTFAGEFVAEIDGGLSLSQADELARRHGLTRVSSENFPLIGATFGLFRITDGRPSATVRREFAADGSVRSVQQNFRYLLQDQKSSVPTEGDPAQYALAKLRLPQAHTLAHGANVTVAVIDSGIDVQHPELANSIADNFDALGSAEGPHIHGTGIAGAIVAHAKLMGSAPEARLIAIRAFGGTTGGAESSSYVILRSLNYAAEHGAQIVNMSFAGPKDAVIERAIAATAARGLVLIAAAGNAGAKSPPLYPAANPNVIAVSATDQQDRLFTASNRGNYIAVAAPGVDIFLPAPDGKYQMTSGTSFSAAYVSGVAALLLERNYALKPEALRATLAKTARDLGSPGRDDLFGDGEADAFAAVMAVPAAGATPVAAASGTTKREDLEKRRDGPGIRALEQPSLSSTEDKATVSQADKPTTR